One Saccharomycodes ludwigii strain NBRC 1722 chromosome VI, whole genome shotgun sequence DNA segment encodes these proteins:
- a CDS encoding 6-phosphogluconolactonase (similar to Saccharomyces cerevisiae YGR248W | SOL4 | Suppressor Of Los1-1 (paralog of YHR163W | SOL3)) yields the protein MSPVLHKFPTVSELTKNFINQLIIVQNKAIEERGKFIIGLSGGSIINVLHALVQPEFHGLIHWSKWLIFFCDERLVPLDDLTNSTYAQFKEKVLDNLKTEEGPVVYTINENLISFQEYDKIAQEYETLIVDNVINNNKFTGAHGKFDLLLLGCGPDGHTCSIFPGETHKYLIDNKDDKYVLYCHDSPKPPPNRITMTFKTLGSTHHIWFIAMGSSKVDILKDIFISKNTNLPCVKVNQSFNNIVEWFVDESSVKGLPL from the coding sequence ATGTCTCCAGTTTTACATAAATTCCCAACGGTTTCTGAATTAaccaaaaattttattaatcaattaattattGTACAAAATAAAGCTATTGAGGAAAGGggtaaatttattattggtttaAGTGGTGGCTCAATTATTAATGTATTACATGCATTAGTCCAACCTGAATTCCATGGTCTAATTCATTGGAGTAAGTggctaatttttttttgtgatgAGAGATTAGTTCCATTAGATGATTTAACCAATTCTACTTATGCtcaatttaaagaaaaagtattagacaatttaaaaacagaAGAAGGTCCTGTTGTTTACACTATTAATGAAAACTTAATAAGTTTTCAAGAATATGATAAAATTGCTCAGGAATATGAAACTTTGATTGTGGACAATGtcattaataacaacaaattcACTGGAGCACATGGCAAATTtgatttgttgttgttaggTTGTGGTCCAGATGGTCACACTTGTTCTATCTTTCCTGGGGAAACCcataaatatttgattgATAACAAAGATGACAAATATGTATTGTATTGTCATGATTCTCCAAAACCCCCTCCAAATAGAATCACTATGACTTTTAAAACCTTAGGCAGCACCCACCATATTTGGTTTATTGCTATGGGAAGTAGTAAAGTTGATATTCttaaagatatttttatatcaaaaaatacaaatttgCCCTGTGTTAAAGTTAACcaatcttttaataatattgtggAATGGTTTGTTGATGAAAGCAGTGTGAAAGGATTACCCTtataa
- the BRF1 gene encoding transcription factor TFIIIB subunit BRF1 (similar to Saccharomyces cerevisiae YGR246C | BRF1 | B-Related Factor) translates to MPTCKTCHNTNFVRDISNANNDLVCTQCGVVCEDNPIVSEVTFGESSSGAAVVHGSFLSADQSHGGGILESREQTLNNARRKLRAVSFALKIPEYITDAAFQWYKLCLTNNFVQGRKSQNVISACLYVACRKEKTHHMLIDFSSRLQVSVYSIGATFLKMCKQLHITDLPLADPSLYIQHFAEKLDLREKKNKVIRDAVQLASRMSKDWMYEGRRPAGIAGACLLLACRMNNLRRTHSEIVAVSHVGEDTLQTRLNEFKQLKSASLSVKDFRDENENSDLLQDKGELPPSLKKNRVKAAEFKKKLREKKIIETDAKLLKKDPILSQVLTEQELSSKEILYYLDKLSKQKKEIIERLKQKHGIDGNEETKKGEGAGELTDLHGEILDDENENDIKNKEDPLRPKNLHLLPTTDALLTKVSDEPIDLQDVDDDELDELLLDEQASKLKERIWLGLNGDYLLEQESKRLKQEADLLSGNITNSKVRKRNGGRKKQKSTVTAIKELTTGLNQSGLQQLLSGGKITASGEIVENVDVTIGDNIKNEKNTAAESVKTMLQGNSTFSKKINYDAIDGLFGN, encoded by the coding sequence ATGCCAACTTGTAAAACCTGTCACAATACCAACTTTGTCAGAGATATATCAAATGCAAATAACGATTTAGTTTGTACACAATGTGGTGTGGTTTGTGAAGACAACCCAATAGTGTCAGAAGTCACATTTGGTGAAAGTAGTTCTGGTGCAGCAGTAGTACATGGCAGTTTTTTAAGTGCCGATCAAAGCCATGGAGGTGGTATCTTAGAAAGTAGAGAACAAACTTTAAATAATGCAAGGAGAAAATTAAGAGCAGTTTCGTTTGCCTTGAAAATCCCAGAATATATAACAGATGCTGCGTTCCAGTGGTATAAATTATGCCtaacaaataattttgtaCAAGGTAGAAAATCTCAAAACGTGATCAGTGCGTGTCTCTATGTTGCTTgtagaaaagagaaaacgCATCACATGCTAATTGATTTCAGTTCTCGATTGCAAGTTTCTGTTTACTCTATTGGTGCCacttttttgaaaatgtgCAAACAACTACATATTACAGACTTACCATTAGCTGATCCAAGTTTGTACATCCAACATTTTGCTGAAAAGTTGGATttaagagagaaaaaaaacaaggtCATTAGAGATGCTGTGCAGCTGGCCTCAAGAATGAGCAAAGATTGGATGTACGAAGGTAGAAGACCAGCTGGTATTGCAGGCGCTTGTTTATTGTTGGCCTGTAGAATGAATAACCTGAGAAGGACACATTCAGAAATAGTTGCTGTAAGCCATGTTGGGGAAGATACGTTACAAACAAGATTGAATGAATTCAAACAATTGAAATCGGCTTCTTTATCGGTCAAGGACTTTAGAGATGAAAACGAAAATTCAGATTTACTACAAGATAAGGGAGAACTACCTCCGAgtctaaagaaaaatagagTGAAGGCCGCTGagttcaaaaaaaagttgagggagaaaaaaattatagaaaCTGATGctaaacttttaaaaaaagatccTATTTTATCACAAGTTCTAACTGAACAAGAATTGAGTAGTAAAGAAATACTATACTATTTAGATAAATTGTCCAAacagaaaaaggaaataatcGAGAGATTAAAGCAGAAGCATGGGATAGATGGCAAtgaagaaacaaaaaaaggggaAGGTGCTGGGGAACTCACAGATTTGCATGGGGAAATATTAGacgatgaaaatgaaaacgaCATAAAGAATAAAGAAGATCCTCTAAGACCCAAAAATCTCCATTTGTTACCAACTACCGATGCTTTATTAACAAAAGTGTCTGATGAACCAATAGATTTACAAGATGTTGATGATGACGAGTTAGATGAACTTCTCTTGGATGAGCAGGCCTCCAAATTGAAGGAACGGATATGGCTAGGCCTCAATGGAGACTACTTGTTAGAACAGGAAAGTAAACGGTTGAAACAGGAGGCTGATTTATTGAGTGGTAATATAACCAACAGCAAAGTAAGAAAGAGAAACGGTGGACGTAAGAAGCAAAAGTCAACTGTTACTGCAATTAAAGAACTAACTACTGGGTTAAACCAAAGTGGGTTACAACAATTATTAAGTGGTGGGAAAATTACTGCAAGTGGTGAGATTGTTGAGAATGTTGACGTTACAATTGGTgacaatattaaaaatgagaaGAATACTGCAGCGGAAAGTGTTAAAACTATGTTGCAAGGAAATTCaacattttccaaaaaaattaattatgaTGCTATCGATGGGTTATTTGGCAATTAG
- the CPD1 gene encoding 2',3'-cyclic-nucleotide 3'-phosphodiesterase (similar to Saccharomyces cerevisiae YGR247W | CPD1 | Cyclic nucleotide PhosphoDiesterase) gives MAVALWYTPRRNSKLYQQLKTVMLSLQTLFPDAPKLLIPHITITSNLDESKVNDILNTSYIAFNSIKGKFRSEDGTNMNTTDDNAGIDRDNIESINFIEFDKISVGSKYFQKIRMDCIKNKYLFSIVQIIREMYLEKEQTNGENNMETNSDWVIENYQPHLSLVYSDMYPVSKALLLNIYQRLQDALDIEININTGEILHSGSDNDFIFGSYGWNYPGSFMVVKCVGPVDGWKILGSIDV, from the coding sequence ATGGCAGTAGCGTTATGGTATACCCCTAGAAGAAATAGTAAGTTATACCAGCAATTGAAAACCGTAATGTTGTCATTACAAACGTTATTCCCTGATGCaccaaaattattaataccaCACATTACTATAACGTCCAATTTGGATGAAAGTAAAGTAAACGATATTTTAAACACAAGTTATATAGCATTTAATTCAATTAAGGGCAAATTTAGGTCTGAAGATGGTACCAATATGAACACTACCGATGATAATGCAGGCATAGATAGAGATAATATAGAAagtataaattttattgaatttgataaaatatctGTAGGAAGcaaatatttccaaaaaatcaGAATGGattgtattaaaaataagtaCTTGTTTAGTATAGTGCAGATCATCCGAGAAATGTATTTAGAAAAGGAGCAAACAAATGGTGAAAATAATATGGAAACAAATAGTGATTGGGTCATTGAAAACTATCAACCCCATTTGTCCTTAGTTTACAGTGATATGTATCCCGTTTCCAAAGCATTGTTactaaatatatatcaaagATTGCAAGATGCATTAGATATTGAGATTAACATAAATACTGGAGAAATATTGCATTCTGGTAGTGACAATGACTTCATTTTTGGTTCATATGGCTGGAATTATCCAGGTAGTTTCATGGTGGTTAAATGTGTTGGACCAGTTGATGGATGGAAAATATTAGGAAGTATTGATGTgtag
- the RIE1 gene encoding Rie1p (similar to Saccharomyces cerevisiae YGR250C | RIE1 | Restoration of Impaired growths of ERMES-lacking cells) encodes MISTSTNFTGDNKEEGADSSVPSFTMSQLEQLSNTNILTIRLASKQNSTSSISIITNTINKIAISLSSTVPPSSFSQINSDIIEKYQYWPQEKRLHFIKDQSNCLSFEMGDVEYKNNFLNDPTLLSTVNFTKIYQFQFKNLLDLQKMRDDVYNKLIQYNDKIYYAISFNPYALTHPGNLYIRGLPLNLKVHDIQPIFANFGHVLNLKIIHDKKSGQSLGYGFVSYSLGSEAAECVKKLNGKYMNGSLLFINYHVERKERERLHLDQLKEGNDDTKFRGVFIGNLPITSTNTIVDTYDTTANEVKNYITPIQVVKRIIDVLTKKNIKQKIEIVSFYFPKHNSQTNITYHDTEEDEEYSVDSSQQEEGELSKNAETCDNRDEISPLKGYGFMKFKTHAQALKVVELLNGYEWLQHKLVVNKAIQNTSPSATVRSPQPPSAIKSNSNISIPINNGIANTDMHNESNNVKMASTSIFQSSPPILPHPTIPFQYISTTLPQTPVPNFRGTSLPVFIPRAPLEQLTPITLSPGNSQNNDITTTTPVANYNNININTNNTNGNVNTNNTQQPIILPLTLPIPTRDQQESNLYIKHLPLEWTDDDLIELYKRFGEIISAKVITVGGSKKNSNEAVTTHQQDDGGEGVNANDTLAENTMQYYEENTSNHDNNNGLPIGASKGYAFVCFKNPLDASRAMLETNNLRVDDNHVLYVSFAAKRTNNNSNAGNDNSADNISTTRRRYSSATHTNQNVHAIPYYQRYIGKSNSINGINNIHNNSYNHNNNNYAYGNFNPKFLQAMYYSQTQAIPTPLQINHHVYPTLITPSSPSTNSISSSVGSDSSTNSSINTSASGTNNNINHRVSNGIANINIGSSSPPLQMPSYFVNQYPIMPSTIINTPIMPSKSVNVSSSDNAIDPKLNYNNNSSASNKKKEVK; translated from the coding sequence ATGATTAGCACTAGTACTAATTTCACAGGAGATAATAAAGAAGAGGGTGCCGACTCCAGCGTACCTAGTTTTACAATGTCACAACTGGAACAATTGTCcaatacaaatatattaacTATAAGGCTAGCAAGCAAACAAAATTCAACATCAAGCATTTCAATCATAACTAATaccattaataaaatagctATTTCATTAAGTAGCACCGTACCCCCTTCATCTTTTTCTCAAATAAACAGTGatataattgaaaaatatcaatattgGCCTCAAGAGAAAAGATTGCACTTTATAAAAGACCAGTCCAATTGTTTAAGTTTTGAAATGGGTGACgttgaatataaaaataactttttaaatgatCCAACTTTGTTATCCACTGTAAACTTTACCAAAATTTATCAGTTTCAGTTCAAAAATTTGCTagatttacaaaaaatgaGGGATGATGTTTATAATAAACTAATCCAATATAAcgataaaatatattatgcCATTTCCTTTAACCCATATGCATTAACACATCCCGGAAATTTGTATATCAGAGGACTAccattaaatttaaaggtACATGACATCCAGCCTATTTTTGCAAATTTCGGCCATGTTTTAAACTTGAAAATTATCCATGATAAGAAATCGGGCCAATCGTTAGGTTATGGGTTTGTTAGTTATTCCTTGGGCAGCGAAGCTGCTGAAtgtgttaaaaaattaaatggaAAGTATATGAATGGTTCATTGCTGTTTATTAATTACCATGTtgagagaaaagaaagagaaagattGCATTTGGATCAACTTAAGGAGGGGAATGACGACACAAAATTCAGAGGTGTTTTCATTGGAAATTTGCCAATAACGAGTACCAATACTATTGTCGATACTTACGATACTACAGCCAACGAAGttaaaaattacataaCCCCAATCCAAGTAGTTAAGAGGATAATAGAcgttttaacaaaaaaaaatattaagcAAAAAATCGAGATTGTTTCGTTTTACTTTCCGAAACACAATTCTCAAACAAACATAACATATCATGATACAGAGGAAGACGAAGAATATTCCGTTGATTCAAGTCAACAAGAGGAGGGCGAACTATCCAAAAATGCGGAAACTTGTGATAATCGTGATGAAATCAGTCCCTTAAAGGGCTATGGCTTTATGAAATTTAAAACGCATGCCCAGGCCTTAAAAGTGGTTGAGTTGCTCAATGGGTACGAATGGTTACAACACAAATTGGTAGTTAACAAAGCTATCCAAAATACATCGCCTAGTGCTACAGTTCGTTCGCCACAACCGCCCAGTGCGATCAAAAGTAATTCTAACATATCTATACctattaataatggtattgCTAATACTGATATGCATAATGAAAGCAATAACGTTAAAATGGCTTCAACGAGTATTTTCCAAAGTTCACCGCCTATACTGCCGCATCCAACAATACCCTTTCAATATATTAGCACGACACTACCTCAGACACCAGTGCCTAATTTTAGAGGTACTTCACTGCCAGTGTTTATTCCTCGAGCACCATTAGAACAATTAACACCGATCACACTGAGTCCTGGTAATAGTCAGAATAATGATATCACGACCACCACTCCTGTTgcaaattataataatatcaatatcaatactaataataccaatggTAATGTCAACACTAACAATACTCAACAACCTATTATTTTGCCATTAACTTTGCCTATTCCCACGAGGGATCAACAGGAATCGAATTTGTACATTAAACATTTGCCGTTGGAGTGGACAGATGATGATTTAAttgaattatataaaagatttgGCGAGATTATAAGCGCCAAAGTTATTACTGTTGGTGgtagcaaaaaaaattcgaATGAAGCCGTAACAACGCATCAACAGGATGATGGTGGTGAAGGGGTTAACGCCAATGATACATTAGCGGAAAACACTATGCAGTATTATGAGGAGAATACAAGCAACCACGATAATAACAACGGATTACCCATAGGTGCATCTAAAGGATATGCATTTGTATGTTTCAAAAACCCATTGGATGCAAGTAGAGCCATGCTAGAAACGAACAATTTGAGAGTAGATGATAACCACGTACTGTATGTCTCGTTTGCTGcaaaaagaacaaataataatagtaacgCTGGTAATGATAATAGTGCTGACAATATTTCTACGACAAGGAGAAGATATTCATCTGCAACGCATACGAATCAGAATGTACATGCCATACCATACTATCAAAGGTATATTGGCAAGAGCAATAGTATAAACggtataaataatattcataaCAATAGTTATAAccataacaataacaattatGCGTACGGCAATTTTaatccaaaatttttacAAGCGATGTACTATTCACAAACACAAGCGATTCCCACTCCATTACAAATTAACCATCATGTATATCCTACACTTATAACGCCTAGCTCTCCTTCAACTAATTCGATCAGTAGTAGTGTTGGCAGCGATAGCAGTACTAATAGTAGCATTAATACTTCGGCAAGTGGcaccaacaataatataaatcatAGGGTTAGCAATGGTATTGCCAACATTAATATAGGGTCATCATCTCCTCCGTTACAGATGCCTTCTTATTTTGTTAATCAATATCCGATTATGCCtagtactattattaatacacCTATTATGCCAAGTAAGAGTGTTAACGTTAGCAGTAGCGATAATGCCATTGACCCGAAATTGaactataataataacagtagtGCATctaacaaaaagaaagaagtaAAGTAG
- the MGA1 gene encoding Mga1p (similar to Saccharomyces cerevisiae YGR249W | MGA1 | protein similar to heat shock transcription factor): MQSKTFVHLLYQILNDCSLNDLISWTGDDPYIFQLKPYSREFEYRVLRKFFKHGKISSFVRQLHMYGFHKINKQQQSENNNNNNNITNGRSNNNINVVNPIIGNNNNNNNNNNNNNNNNNNNNNNNNVVWFFVHSTGSFYRDSTFSELNKIQRKSSNHRRKNVLSPLSVSYFPTNTNTSTTPMASTNLTNTNIPINSTASSLTTLPSRHTSYSVGIQNSAIVAMSKQRAISAPELIGHASGTNMNLISNPVITSTIPPNITNIGTDQDKQHNGSNIYTETDYNDNILDDANSNDYEHHQLQNDGEYLKDIYMRHSFILQKCMLSITEVLESFSNYICHGNTYTNKDNNDNNPAPYGNNQLEHNITQLQHIKQELISLQNNGCSHPTSGSSGNNTDKNYPIKNNARKQSNLSRNSIGYTPKADNLRKYSMLSSMVSSASLYPSVGNSSTPTSNTTRSSMLSDYRNNSIVSPGTPITTNGAISKQGGSIISTISNNNDHDNITIDIGNNTTNNDNSDNDNNDSNNNSNSNSNSNSNAIEHNHNHSNNNNFYYTALLNNNITNGTGTFSNSSGNESNNIRNNSNDNNSSDNNNLNASTGNVIMDPYYTNINTSTVNSINGGKISNNPTNNVNNNLLIEEQHYNNNNNNNNNFLRYYYTANTNSGADSTTGNIYNRNTNDNNNNNNNNNNNNNNNNNNNNDNNNNGYSYH, from the coding sequence ATGCAATCCAAAACCTTTGTCCATTTATTGtaccaaattttaaatgattGTTCTTTGAACGATTTAATATCATGGACAGGTGATGATCCatatattttccaattaaAACCATACTCGAGAGAATTCGAGTATAGAGTCTTAAGAAAGTTTTTCAAACATGGTAAAATTAGTAGTTTTGTTAGACAATTGCACATGTATGGTTtccataaaataaacaagcaacaacaatctgagaataataataataataataatataactaATGGTCGttccaacaataatatcaatgtTGTCAATCCTATAATaggaaataataataacaataataacaataataataataataataataataataataataataataataataataacgtgGTATGGTTTTTTGTTCATAGTACAGGCTCCTTTTACAGAGATTCTACTTTCTCcgaattgaataaaattcaAAGAAAATCTTCAAATCATAGAAGGAAAAATGTTCTATCCCCTTTAAGCGTAAGCTATTTCCCCacaaatactaatactagCACTACACCTATGGCATCAACAAATCTAACTAATACAAATATACCAATCAACAGTACCGCATCCTCGTTAACTACTTTGCCCTCTAGGCATACTTCGTATTCTGTCGGGATACAAAATTCTGCTATTGTAGCAATGTCCAAACAAAGAGCCATATCTGCTCCCGAGTTAATAGGCCATGCTTCAGGTACCAACATGAATTTAATAAGTAATCCAGTAATCACATCAACTATACCGCCaaatattactaatattGGAACCGACCAAGACAAGCAGCATAATGGCAGTAATATCTACACTGAAACTGAttacaatgataatatcCTTGATGATGCTAATAGCAATGACTATGAACACCATCAGTTACAGAATGATGGagaatatttaaaagatatttatATGAGACACAGTTttatattacaaaaatgTATGCTATCTATCACAGAAGTATTAGAAAGTTTTAGTAATTACATTTGTCATGGTAATACTTATACTAATAaggataataatgataataatccCGCACCTTATGGCAACAATCAGTTGGAACACAATATTACTCAATTACAACATATTAAACAAGAATTAATAAgtttacaaaataatggTTGTTCGCATCCTACCTCTGGTAGTAGCGGTAATAACACAGataaaaattatccaaTTAAGAATAATGCTCGTAAACAAAGCAATTTATCAAGAAACTCTATCGGATATACCCCTAAAGCTGATAATCTGAGAAAATATTCTATGTTGTCTAGTATGGTATCATCTGCTTCATTATATCCTTCTGTAGGAAATAGCAGTACACCTACTAGCAACACTACAAGGTCAAGCATGTTATCAGACTATAGAAACAATAGTATTGTTTCACCAGGCACACCCATTACAACTAATGGTGCTATTTCTAAACAAGGCGGTAGTATAATTAGTACTATttctaataacaatgatcATGacaatattactattgatattggtaataacaccactaataatgataatagtgataatgataataatgatagtaataataatagtaatagtaatagtaatagtaatagtaatgcTATAGAACATAATCATAAtcatagtaataataataatttttattacaccgctttattaaacaataatattactaatgGTACAGGTACCTTTAGTAATAGTAGCGGCAATGAgagtaataatatcaggaataatagtaatgacaataatagtagtgataataataatcttaatGCAAGCACTGGAAATGTTATAATGGACCCGTATTATACTAATATCAATACTTCAACTGTGAATAGCATTAATGGTGGGAAAATTAGTAACAATCCTACCAacaatgttaataataacttatTAATTGAAGAGCaacattataataataataataataataataataattttttaagatATTACTATACAGCTAATACAAATAGCGGTGCAGATTCTACTACTGgtaatatttataaccgcaatactaatgataataataataataacaataataataataacaacaacaacaataacaacaacaataataatgataataataataacggtTATAGTTATCATTGa